The Silene latifolia isolate original U9 population chromosome X, ASM4854445v1, whole genome shotgun sequence genome contains the following window.
acaaaacaatcagAAACTACtaagataagaacaaaaggaagtACCTGCAAAGAGGAACTCTGCAATGCTCATGGTGTTCACACATAGAAGCATGAAGTCTAAGAAGCTGCCACATCCTTTTACACCTGGAGCAACCGCCGTTCACCCGTTTCTTACACGTGGCGAAATGCCTTATCAGCATTTGCAAGCCGTGACACGTGGCGAATCGTTTGCATGGTTCTTTCTTCTTGTTTGGGTCCATGTCATAGGGACCTACGCTGGTGCACCCTTCTGTACATATGTGCACCAGACAGTCCATTGCTTCACTTAGCTGTAAATATTGGCGTTGTTCCTCCTTGTGCCGTTTTGTTCTTTTCTTCCTCTGCATATCATAATTCCAAATTTTAGAAACTCTGTACCATCTAGTGGCATCGTCTCATTTTTCTTCAATTGAATACGTATTAAGAATAATCGGATAAAAGTCTCATATGATCAAATCATCCCCCTAACTCACATGATTCTTTACGATTTTATTCCTTTGCAATGATTATTTTAATTAAACGTATTAATCAGTTGATTCAAAACATTTTGACGAATTAGAAAATTAATTATTCAAAGCCAGAAAAGTAATCGCTTCAGAAACATATGAGTGATTAATTAAATTAATGGTCAACTTGAACAGGCATTACATAGAGATTTGATTATTATGTTAAACAAAATGGGATTCATGCATGTTGACAAAAggataatattcatattaataatatTGAAATTTTCAATGTAATCAAAATAAATCAGCACACAAACGGTGCAAGACATGTAAAATGTCCTATTTTGAAAGATATGGTCTTAATCCGACTTAATCAATATATCATACTTAATCCGACTTAATCCAACTGACAGTTTGCTGTATAACACGGTTTCACATGTAAGACCGACTCATATAGGCTCTTTCAAAGTACTATTAGTGGGACTCATTTTTTCACTGATCAACAATTACTCGATTAGTGAAATGAAACGAAATTGAATGATAAAACGAGATTTACCGATTCAACTTCATCGATATACTGTAGAACGTCGAGTTCAAGCCAAGGATCATTTTTTCGGACAAATCTCCATCCCTCAGTCTTCTTTACGTCCCTAAATTTACCCAACACCAGCTTCATACCCTTCAGATGAAGGTCGGGTGCATCGCAGAGTCGTGCTAATTGAAGAACATCAATAACGTTCTCAATGGTTAGGCTTATAGCTAACCCCTTGGTACATCTCTGTTTCAACTTTGGCACTGAGAACACATGAGAA
Protein-coding sequences here:
- the LOC141622562 gene encoding BTB/POZ and TAZ domain-containing protein 2-like; translated protein: MCPTKFSVECPAKSLGNFLISDKIAENLPKSDVVIVTSSGLRIPAHSHILAMVSPVMENVMEKAKRNPKTGEKVIKIPGVPSEAVSSFVQFLYSSSCTDEEIDKYGMHLLALSHVFSVPKLKQRCTKGLAISLTIENVIDVLQLARLCDAPDLHLKGMKLVLGKFRDVKKTEGWRFVRKNDPWLELDVLQYIDEVESRKKRTKRHKEEQRQYLQLSEAMDCLVHICTEGCTSVGPYDMDPNKKKEPCKRFATCHGLQMLIRHFATCKKRVNGGCSRCKRMWQLLRLHASMCEHHEHCRVPLCRQFKMKMQQREKKAEDAKWKVLVKKVLQAKTVSSLALRNEAAAPHQVTKHSCDEAPLHGFNAGA